A genomic segment from Candidatus Korarchaeum cryptofilum OPF8 encodes:
- a CDS encoding Gfo/Idh/MocA family protein: protein MPPLEVRVGVIGCGWFGSAHARVYRAIGDARLVAVADKDENAARRLAEYYHVNYYTSVEGMIRKESLDAVSVVVTPQHLFEVTKEALELGVSVLTEKPIVTSRNELSLLSSLVKKGGIFMPGFIELFNPAVVKLKELLRDEIIGSISSISSRRAGRLPKKILGWKIGVILDLGIHEAYVHRYLMDEDPLDSLSYTARLLNDGEGEDLAILISSYPSNVIAIIEANWLTTAGIRSMTITGEDGSISLDYADQFIRVEKGDHSLIPRLRKEEPLYKELSHFIESIKGGKDPVVGFEFAEDVLNNIFNAMDRRVVPK, encoded by the coding sequence GTGCCCCCTTTGGAGGTCAGGGTTGGAGTAATTGGATGCGGCTGGTTCGGCTCCGCTCATGCTAGAGTTTACAGAGCTATAGGAGATGCTAGACTCGTTGCCGTAGCTGATAAAGATGAGAATGCTGCTAGGAGGCTCGCGGAATATTATCACGTGAATTACTACACTTCAGTCGAGGGGATGATAAGGAAGGAATCCTTGGATGCCGTTAGTGTAGTTGTAACGCCGCAGCACCTATTTGAGGTCACTAAGGAGGCTTTAGAGCTTGGAGTTTCCGTTTTAACTGAAAAACCCATAGTAACGAGTAGGAATGAGCTCTCTCTCCTCTCTTCCCTCGTGAAGAAGGGCGGTATCTTCATGCCCGGCTTCATAGAGCTCTTCAATCCTGCTGTAGTGAAGCTGAAGGAACTACTGAGGGATGAAATCATAGGTAGCATCTCCTCTATTTCCTCGAGGAGAGCTGGCAGGCTTCCTAAGAAGATCCTTGGATGGAAGATAGGGGTTATCTTGGACCTAGGGATTCATGAAGCTTACGTTCACCGCTACCTCATGGATGAGGATCCTCTAGATTCCCTATCTTACACAGCTAGGCTTCTCAATGATGGAGAGGGCGAGGATCTGGCCATACTCATCTCCTCATATCCGAGCAACGTGATAGCCATAATAGAAGCTAATTGGCTGACCACGGCTGGAATAAGGAGCATGACGATCACTGGAGAGGATGGGAGTATATCCCTAGACTACGCGGACCAGTTCATAAGAGTGGAGAAGGGAGATCACTCCCTGATCCCCAGATTGAGGAAGGAGGAGCCTCTTTATAAGGAGCTCTCGCATTTCATAGAGAGCATTAAAGGGGGAAAGGATCCTGTCGTAGGTTTCGAATTCGCGGAGGATGTCCTCAATAATATATTCAATGCGATGGATAGGAGGGTAGTTCCCAAGTGA
- a CDS encoding geranylgeranylglycerol-phosphate geranylgeranyltransferase — MGKLGAYVEISRPKNALMSILGTLTGWVNSTSVYDGRLILACLIPPLVLMAGNAINDYYDAEIDAINKPYRPIPSGRISKREALNIYIALSLFGIALSIFLGFIEFLIVTAFSLSWYAYARWLKRTGVPGNALVSLGVAFTLIFGSLAAGNLTNKVIIFSSVAFTSNLIREFVKAVEDLPGDRAHGVRTIAVRIGVKRTGILVFLLSLATVVLTILPVIFRLTGIIYLSLSVIISLPILMLASAICLKGKLEERARETSSLIKVSMFLGLLGMLLDPFRVV; from the coding sequence ATGGGAAAGCTCGGGGCTTATGTAGAGATATCCAGGCCTAAAAATGCGCTGATGTCTATATTAGGGACCCTAACCGGATGGGTGAACTCGACGTCTGTTTATGATGGGAGGCTCATCCTGGCCTGCCTGATACCTCCCCTCGTTCTGATGGCCGGAAATGCGATAAACGATTATTATGATGCTGAGATAGATGCAATAAATAAGCCTTACAGACCCATACCCTCCGGAAGGATATCCAAGAGGGAGGCCCTCAATATTTACATAGCTCTCTCATTATTCGGGATAGCTTTAAGCATTTTCTTGGGGTTCATTGAATTCTTAATAGTTACGGCTTTCTCCTTATCCTGGTACGCTTATGCGAGATGGTTGAAGAGGACCGGGGTCCCCGGGAACGCTCTCGTCAGCTTAGGGGTAGCGTTCACCCTCATATTCGGTTCACTAGCTGCCGGAAATCTGACAAATAAGGTGATAATATTCTCCTCAGTGGCATTCACATCTAACTTAATCAGGGAATTCGTGAAAGCGGTGGAGGATCTACCTGGGGATAGGGCACACGGCGTGAGGACGATAGCTGTTAGAATCGGTGTTAAGAGGACCGGTATATTGGTATTTCTACTGTCCCTAGCTACTGTTGTGTTAACAATACTCCCGGTAATCTTCAGGTTGACTGGCATAATCTACCTCTCGCTATCAGTCATAATATCACTGCCAATACTGATGTTGGCCTCCGCTATATGCCTCAAAGGGAAATTGGAGGAGAGAGCTAGGGAAACTAGCAGCTTAATAAAGGTATCGATGTTCCTGGGGCTCCTCGGGATGCTGCTAGATCCATTTAGAGTAGTCTAA
- a CDS encoding CBS domain-containing protein: MPRKVSEIIVRDIISIDKGDTVERALDLMERNKISHLIVTSGDKLVGVLSVRDLMDGLGSSRFERIPARRIYISALMSEPPITIEQDADILDAAKVMLDKRISLLPVLNNGKLVGLITESDIIRQMELRGDLSSLIKREHPKIMPNERIVHARAIMLERGARILPVVDSGKLIGLVTEMILAKAFFEVRDRIEGTYMDDVARRVIVEDIMLESPPKLSNDLKNVKETFLSTGLPALPVVDSSEKVIGVIERKSLLRLL, from the coding sequence ATGCCGCGTAAAGTTAGTGAGATAATCGTGAGGGATATCATCTCCATAGACAAGGGTGATACCGTTGAGAGGGCCCTAGACCTCATGGAGAGGAATAAGATAAGCCACTTGATCGTGACATCGGGAGATAAGCTTGTCGGAGTTCTGAGCGTAAGGGACCTGATGGATGGCTTGGGATCGTCTCGATTCGAGAGGATACCCGCTAGAAGGATATACATCAGCGCTCTGATGTCAGAGCCCCCTATAACTATTGAGCAAGATGCGGATATCTTGGATGCAGCGAAGGTCATGCTCGATAAGAGGATAAGCCTCCTTCCGGTGTTGAATAATGGGAAACTCGTCGGTTTGATCACGGAGAGCGATATCATAAGACAAATGGAATTGAGAGGCGATCTATCCAGCTTGATCAAACGGGAGCACCCTAAGATAATGCCCAACGAGAGGATAGTCCATGCCAGAGCCATAATGTTGGAGAGAGGGGCAAGAATACTTCCAGTAGTTGATTCAGGGAAGCTTATTGGTTTAGTAACCGAGATGATACTTGCAAAAGCTTTCTTTGAGGTAAGAGATAGGATAGAGGGGACTTACATGGATGATGTCGCTAGAAGGGTCATAGTTGAGGATATTATGCTCGAGTCTCCTCCTAAGCTTTCTAATGATCTGAAGAATGTAAAAGAAACTTTCTTGAGCACTGGACTCCCGGCTCTCCCAGTAGTTGATTCCAGTGAGAAAGTGATAGGTGTGATTGAGAGGAAGAGCTTACTTAGACTACTCTAA